A section of the Thermotoga caldifontis AZM44c09 genome encodes:
- the rsxC gene encoding electron transport complex subunit RsxC, translating into MKLLTFKGGTHPPEKKELAKDRAIVRMDPPQFVYVFLSNHAGAPAKPIVKEGDVVKTGQVIGEPGGFVSAYLHSPVTGVVRKIDKLYHPVQGRPMEVVVIERTDEDQWQLLEHSDWETLSREQLLEIVKKAGIVGLGGAMFPTHIKLNPPAGKTIDTFIVNGAECEPYLTVDHRLMLERAEDLVLGVKIVKKILNAKKAYIGVESNKMDAYEHLKKVCADSDVEVVLLKTKYPQGAEKQLIYAITQRKVPVGGLPMDVGVVVQNVQTVIAIKEAVVDRKPLIERALTITGEAINNPMNVVARVGTTIQQLVDFAGGMKEDAEKLIMGGPMTGIAVNRLDIPILKGTSGITVLAHEKEPIKKPCIRCTKCVVSCPMGLQPYLLYLLGNKKKYDQAVEEGLMACIECGVCAYVCPSKIDHVRVIKLTKRVYQALRGGKK; encoded by the coding sequence ATGAAGCTTTTAACGTTCAAGGGTGGAACCCATCCTCCTGAGAAGAAAGAACTGGCGAAAGACAGAGCCATCGTGAGGATGGATCCACCGCAATTTGTTTATGTGTTTTTGTCGAACCACGCCGGGGCTCCCGCGAAGCCCATCGTTAAGGAAGGAGATGTTGTGAAAACGGGACAGGTGATAGGCGAACCTGGAGGTTTCGTTTCTGCGTACCTGCATTCGCCCGTGACTGGCGTGGTGAGAAAGATAGATAAACTCTATCATCCCGTGCAGGGTAGGCCCATGGAGGTCGTCGTGATCGAAAGGACCGACGAGGATCAGTGGCAACTTCTCGAGCACTCAGACTGGGAAACGCTCAGCAGAGAACAGCTCCTGGAGATCGTTAAAAAGGCGGGAATAGTTGGGCTGGGAGGAGCGATGTTCCCAACGCACATCAAGCTCAATCCGCCCGCTGGAAAGACGATAGATACCTTCATCGTGAACGGAGCCGAGTGCGAACCATACCTGACGGTAGATCACAGGCTCATGCTCGAGAGGGCCGAAGATCTTGTGCTCGGTGTGAAGATAGTCAAGAAGATCCTCAACGCCAAGAAGGCTTACATCGGGGTCGAATCGAACAAGATGGACGCGTACGAACATTTGAAGAAGGTCTGCGCCGACAGCGACGTGGAAGTGGTCCTGCTGAAAACCAAGTACCCCCAGGGAGCGGAAAAACAGCTCATCTACGCGATCACGCAGAGAAAGGTGCCGGTCGGAGGACTACCCATGGACGTTGGAGTGGTCGTGCAGAACGTTCAAACCGTCATCGCGATAAAGGAAGCGGTCGTTGACAGGAAACCGCTGATCGAGCGTGCGTTGACGATAACCGGTGAAGCGATAAACAATCCGATGAACGTGGTCGCACGTGTCGGTACAACGATCCAGCAGCTCGTGGACTTCGCGGGTGGCATGAAGGAAGACGCCGAGAAACTGATCATGGGCGGTCCCATGACGGGCATCGCGGTGAACAGACTCGACATCCCGATCCTCAAGGGCACGTCCGGCATCACCGTGCTCGCCCACGAGAAGGAACCGATCAAAAAGCCGTGCATCAGGTGCACGAAGTGCGTCGTTTCGTGCCCGATGGGATTGCAGCCTTATCTGCTGTATCTGCTCGGCAACAAGAAGAAGTACGATCAGGCGGTCGAGGAAGGCCTGATGGCCTGCATAGAGTGTGGTGTGTGCGCGTACGTGTGCCCATCGAAAATCGACCATGTCAGGGTCATAAAGCTCACCAAGAGGGTTTACCAGGCACTGAGAGGTGGT
- a CDS encoding radical SAM protein encodes MKLRSSAGTLYKLGLRKGPSGPMKTAYLMLDGVCQFNCGYCTHASTVGRSPFLSRVLWPEVEDQHVFFERLSRSDFERVCVQVVSYKGFEMDLLELIERLKNSRKAVSVSVRVTNVEFGEKLFESGVDRIGIAIDVVNEELFRKYRGGSLRELKRVIQQLAKNHPGRITTHLIVGLGESDRELFETMLWLRDICVETALFAFIPLKGTPLENHPRPSLERYRKVQLARFLVYRGLENLIEFENDSIRGFRTLPDDFNRAFMTSGCPGCTRPYYNENPSGPLYNVHSEGMLNSLEVI; translated from the coding sequence TTGAAGCTGAGATCGTCTGCGGGGACGCTGTACAAACTTGGTTTGAGGAAAGGTCCCTCTGGACCCATGAAAACGGCGTACCTGATGCTCGATGGTGTGTGCCAGTTCAACTGTGGTTACTGTACACACGCCTCGACTGTTGGAAGATCTCCCTTCCTCAGCAGAGTTCTCTGGCCCGAAGTGGAGGATCAGCACGTTTTTTTCGAAAGACTGAGTCGTAGCGATTTTGAGAGGGTGTGTGTTCAGGTCGTTTCTTACAAAGGTTTCGAAATGGACCTGCTCGAACTCATCGAACGGCTGAAAAATTCGAGAAAAGCCGTGTCGGTTTCCGTTCGCGTGACGAATGTCGAATTCGGTGAAAAATTGTTCGAAAGCGGTGTCGACAGGATCGGAATAGCGATAGATGTGGTGAACGAGGAACTGTTCAGAAAGTACAGAGGTGGGAGCCTTCGAGAACTCAAACGGGTGATACAACAGCTGGCAAAGAATCATCCTGGAAGGATCACCACGCACCTCATCGTTGGTCTCGGTGAGAGCGACAGGGAACTGTTCGAAACGATGCTCTGGCTGAGAGACATCTGTGTCGAAACCGCGCTGTTCGCTTTCATCCCCCTGAAAGGTACCCCTCTTGAGAACCATCCGAGGCCCTCTCTCGAAAGGTACAGAAAGGTTCAGCTGGCGCGCTTCTTGGTGTACAGAGGACTCGAAAATCTGATCGAGTTCGAGAACGATTCCATCAGAGGTTTCAGGACTCTGCCAGACGATTTCAACAGGGCCTTCATGACGAGTGGTTGTCCGGGCTGTACCAGGCCTTATTACAACGAGAATCCATCAGGGCCTCTTTACAACGTGCACAGTGAAGGAATGCTGAACTCGCTGGAGGTGATATGA
- a CDS encoding DUF4899 domain-containing protein, whose product MDFYFVTYRLKSRVTAEFGVGYFFGKSNDAPEYDVFVVPTRLLNQIVLDLNADYSSFMKAFAQQKNRFFSQYPETEDMSRELLSHLRSTINMRGPQLLGAELTAAVRDNDEELVRYIVQELFKDWAPKIEVDAFFKQVSYEDISAESYMQLWEDFEAEGLGQLMTRPDLADYPEVFPLVDPVLGKPLSEFDLGDTVFFLILSVKDKEKLEKLKQMYPKHFSQTKGVVPLSGALIGKELVKGKKGEYYLIKVDLGEGLIGKGLVPKSIKVMADYSRFQEKVSSMANVQQNWEQKLNEMVSQQPSQTSRAEVKVSSPTKVGSGDFLIAFLITLLIIGILLIASYFFLI is encoded by the coding sequence CTGGACTTTTACTTCGTGACCTACAGATTGAAGAGCAGGGTAACGGCCGAATTCGGCGTTGGATATTTCTTCGGTAAGAGCAACGACGCGCCCGAGTACGACGTGTTCGTCGTTCCCACGAGACTGCTCAATCAGATCGTTTTGGATCTGAACGCCGACTACAGTTCGTTCATGAAGGCCTTCGCGCAGCAGAAGAACAGATTCTTCTCGCAGTATCCAGAGACCGAGGACATGTCCAGGGAGCTGCTCAGCCATTTGAGGAGCACCATCAACATGCGAGGCCCACAGCTGTTGGGTGCGGAGCTCACCGCGGCCGTGAGGGACAACGATGAGGAACTCGTCCGTTACATCGTTCAGGAACTGTTCAAAGACTGGGCACCGAAGATCGAAGTCGATGCCTTTTTCAAGCAGGTGAGCTACGAGGACATTTCTGCCGAAAGCTACATGCAACTGTGGGAAGATTTCGAGGCTGAAGGGCTCGGTCAGTTGATGACGCGTCCCGATCTGGCCGATTATCCTGAGGTTTTTCCTCTGGTGGATCCAGTCCTCGGCAAGCCCCTTTCCGAGTTCGATCTGGGAGATACCGTGTTCTTCCTGATATTGAGCGTGAAGGACAAGGAAAAGCTTGAGAAGTTGAAACAGATGTACCCAAAACATTTTTCGCAGACGAAAGGCGTCGTTCCCCTGTCTGGTGCGCTCATTGGGAAAGAACTCGTCAAGGGCAAGAAAGGTGAATACTACCTGATAAAAGTCGATCTTGGAGAAGGACTGATCGGAAAGGGCCTGGTGCCGAAGTCGATAAAGGTCATGGCGGATTACTCGAGATTTCAGGAAAAAGTTTCTTCCATGGCGAACGTCCAGCAGAACTGGGAACAGAAACTGAACGAGATGGTTTCTCAGCAACCTTCGCAGACTTCCAGAGCGGAGGTGAAGGTGTCCTCGCCGACGAAGGTCGGCAGCGGAGATTTCCTCATAGCGTTCCTGATAACGCTTCTGATAATCGGAATTCTACTGATCGCATCGTATTTCTTCCTGATATGA
- a CDS encoding glucose-1-phosphate adenylyltransferase has product MRRVLALILAGGHGKRLGVLTEKIAKPAVPFGGKYRLIDFTLSNCVNSGIYHVGVLTQYRPHLLINHIGIGRPWDLDRKKGGLFVLQPYLGGVAGWYRGTADAVYQNIEFVDEVNPERVLILSGDHVYAMDYNDMLDFHILKNAEGTIACMEVPLDEASRFGIMVTDVESRIVDFEEKPARPRSNLASLGIYVFNWSFLREYLMKDAQDENSSHDFGKDVIPRMIREGRRIFAFRFSGYWRDVGTIRSYWESNLELTRPLPPLNLYDRHWRFYTQTEEMPPAYCAPESKISNSIISEGCEIHGTVENSVLFQGVHVGEGSVIKNSVVMTGTIVGRNCFIENSIVAERVIIADNVQIGVGEDAPSSLDPEVYTGLITVIGMYSRIPENTRIGKNCVVGVGVTEQDFTSKELPSGGFVLHRE; this is encoded by the coding sequence GTGAGACGCGTGCTGGCGCTGATCCTTGCGGGTGGTCACGGAAAAAGGCTTGGTGTACTAACGGAGAAGATCGCGAAGCCGGCGGTACCTTTCGGAGGAAAGTACAGGCTCATAGACTTCACACTGAGCAACTGCGTCAATTCGGGAATATACCACGTCGGGGTGCTGACGCAGTACAGACCACACCTTCTGATCAACCACATCGGTATCGGCAGGCCGTGGGATCTGGACAGGAAGAAGGGTGGGCTGTTCGTTCTTCAGCCTTACCTCGGTGGGGTTGCGGGATGGTACAGGGGAACGGCCGATGCGGTCTATCAGAACATCGAGTTCGTGGATGAGGTGAATCCAGAAAGGGTGCTGATACTTTCAGGAGACCACGTGTACGCGATGGATTACAACGACATGCTCGATTTTCACATACTCAAGAACGCCGAAGGGACCATCGCCTGCATGGAAGTTCCCTTGGACGAAGCGAGCAGGTTTGGGATCATGGTGACGGACGTGGAATCTCGCATCGTGGACTTCGAGGAAAAACCCGCCAGACCGAGGTCCAACCTGGCGTCGCTCGGTATCTACGTTTTCAACTGGTCTTTCTTGAGAGAGTACCTCATGAAGGACGCTCAGGACGAGAACAGTTCACACGATTTCGGCAAGGACGTCATCCCAAGGATGATCAGAGAAGGCAGGCGCATCTTCGCATTCAGATTCAGCGGTTACTGGCGCGATGTGGGAACGATCAGATCGTACTGGGAGAGCAACCTCGAGCTCACAAGGCCTCTGCCCCCGTTGAACCTTTACGACAGACACTGGAGGTTCTACACGCAGACCGAAGAGATGCCACCCGCTTACTGCGCGCCGGAGTCCAAGATCTCCAACTCCATCATCAGCGAAGGGTGTGAGATACACGGAACCGTCGAGAACAGCGTGCTGTTCCAGGGTGTTCACGTTGGAGAAGGGAGCGTCATCAAAAATAGCGTGGTCATGACCGGCACGATCGTCGGGAGAAACTGCTTCATAGAGAACAGCATCGTAGCCGAGAGGGTGATCATCGCTGACAACGTGCAGATCGGTGTGGGAGAAGACGCGCCCAGCAGTCTGGACCCGGAAGTCTACACGGGCCTGATCACCGTGATAGGTATGTATTCAAGAATTCCTGAAAATACGCGCATCGGAAAGAACTGCGTCGTGGGTGTGGGTGTGACGGAGCAGGACTTCACCTCGAAGGAACTCCCCTCGGGCGGGTTCGTCCTCCACAGGGAGTGA
- the glgD gene encoding glucose-1-phosphate adenylyltransferase subunit GlgD: MRVLGLILAGGHSESLGPLVSKRASAALPVFGKYRAIDFTLSNMVNAGIRKVGVLTQYNPRSLMDHLGSGKEWDLDRKNGGLFILQPYVSAEGSYWYKGTADAIFQNMTILRRGEEDYVLIGSGDHIYKIDFTQVFNFHFSTGADITLLVKYLDETYDLTQYGIVQMEGHRIVSIEEKPQRPKGNLAFLGIYFMNKYLLMELLYNYVTKGENDLLNIIVSQLGRLKVHGYVFEGYWRNVKKGIDEYFRINMDALKKEIREELFYKYGKVYTKLKDLPPPKIGSSAVIKNSIISDGCIVNGHVENSVLFRGVIVKAGAVVENAVVMQDTVIEEGAVVKNAILDKEVLIRQQGRLVGKEKLVVMEKRAVL; the protein is encoded by the coding sequence TTGAGAGTCCTCGGTTTGATCCTGGCGGGCGGGCACAGCGAATCCTTAGGTCCACTCGTTTCGAAGCGTGCGAGCGCCGCGCTACCGGTGTTCGGAAAGTACCGCGCCATCGATTTCACGCTGAGCAACATGGTCAACGCGGGCATCAGAAAGGTTGGCGTTCTGACGCAGTACAACCCAAGGAGTTTGATGGACCACCTTGGCTCCGGTAAGGAGTGGGACCTGGACAGGAAGAACGGCGGACTCTTCATCCTTCAACCTTACGTGAGCGCGGAAGGTTCGTACTGGTACAAGGGCACGGCCGACGCCATCTTCCAGAACATGACGATACTGAGGCGTGGAGAGGAAGATTACGTGCTCATCGGCTCGGGAGACCACATATACAAAATAGATTTCACGCAGGTCTTCAACTTCCACTTCTCGACCGGTGCGGACATCACACTCCTGGTGAAGTACCTGGATGAAACTTACGATCTGACTCAGTACGGCATCGTTCAGATGGAAGGGCACAGGATCGTCTCGATAGAAGAAAAACCTCAACGTCCTAAGGGCAATCTGGCCTTTCTGGGCATCTACTTCATGAACAAGTACCTCCTGATGGAGCTGCTCTACAACTACGTGACGAAGGGTGAGAACGATCTGCTCAACATAATCGTATCGCAGCTCGGCAGACTGAAGGTTCACGGTTACGTTTTCGAAGGTTACTGGAGGAACGTGAAGAAGGGTATCGACGAGTACTTCAGGATAAACATGGACGCACTGAAGAAGGAAATCAGAGAGGAACTCTTCTACAAGTACGGCAAGGTCTACACGAAGCTGAAAGATTTGCCACCACCGAAGATCGGTTCCAGCGCCGTCATAAAGAACAGCATCATCTCGGACGGTTGCATCGTCAACGGTCATGTGGAAAACTCCGTTCTTTTCAGAGGAGTGATAGTCAAAGCCGGGGCTGTTGTGGAAAACGCTGTAGTGATGCAGGACACGGTGATCGAAGAGGGTGCCGTGGTGAAGAACGCGATTTTAGACAAGGAAGTGCTGATCAGACAGCAAGGAAGGCTCGTTGGAAAAGAAAAACTGGTCGTTATGGAAAAGAGGGCAGTCTTATGA
- a CDS encoding GTPase, translated as MWYPGHMAKASKQLSKIVKLVDVVIELLDARAPVATRSYSRAPFKAKKNLIFLGKSDLADAKTTELWRQHFQSQKEAVFVFDKDTDRKKVIDFLAKHVDRGSLLVVVGVPNVGKSTLINKLKGKRSAQVGAVPGITRSLQWFSVEGLFRVLDTPGLLLPELWSVELGAKLLLIGSLTVEMVDEKVLQRAFQIYSTVAGIEDHDLNSFLEKYALEKGMLLKGGAPDLDRAKVNFFNSIAQAKFGKISFETPQEVDQDKGDSLSSAQT; from the coding sequence ATGTGGTATCCAGGTCACATGGCTAAGGCGTCGAAACAACTGTCTAAAATCGTCAAACTCGTCGATGTGGTCATAGAGCTGCTCGATGCCCGGGCGCCTGTGGCCACCCGATCTTACAGCAGAGCGCCCTTCAAAGCGAAGAAGAACCTGATATTCCTCGGCAAATCTGACCTGGCAGACGCGAAGACGACCGAGCTGTGGAGACAGCACTTTCAGAGCCAGAAAGAGGCCGTCTTCGTGTTCGACAAAGACACGGACAGAAAGAAAGTGATAGATTTTCTCGCGAAACACGTGGATCGAGGTTCGCTCCTGGTCGTCGTCGGTGTGCCAAACGTGGGAAAATCGACTCTGATAAACAAACTCAAGGGCAAGCGTTCGGCCCAGGTGGGTGCCGTGCCCGGCATCACGAGATCTCTACAGTGGTTCTCCGTGGAGGGCCTGTTCAGAGTGCTGGACACGCCGGGTCTGCTCTTACCGGAACTCTGGAGCGTCGAGCTGGGTGCGAAACTGCTTCTGATCGGGAGCCTCACCGTCGAAATGGTGGATGAGAAGGTCTTGCAACGCGCGTTTCAGATATACTCAACCGTTGCGGGCATCGAAGATCATGATCTCAACAGCTTTCTGGAGAAGTACGCACTCGAAAAGGGCATGCTGCTGAAAGGCGGCGCACCCGATTTAGACAGGGCGAAAGTCAATTTCTTCAACAGCATCGCGCAGGCAAAATTTGGAAAGATAAGTTTCGAAACTCCGCAGGAGGTGGATCAAGATAAAGGCGATAGTCTATCTTCCGCTCAAACCTGA
- a CDS encoding tetratricopeptide repeat protein, with product MDQDRIPLDVIVRGLEAQYSVSKDPYYESYLLYFYYEKVKAALNVDDLDTANDYVERAGKISKDYRYDFFKGLIYVKRQEFEMAEICLRSCISRNPNFALAHYELGNILRARKEFEDAIEEYQKAYELDQQFLLPVVRIGDCYLEMGETRIACDFYQVAAQKDPNFHLAHARLGVACNMLQKYSMAEKALKRALELNGEDLESAFNLTHTLSRLGKHFEALQIFKKLIEKNPEDPVLLNEYALCLRRLGFYEEAKEQIDRACKLSDEAFIHYNRALLTLFVDRKRAIELLENVPEQFKTKAHELIDFLKLWKGRLKPSACVEEMVSKIEKCIVRGELNLQRLAFVFPDSERSRMIKQGLLTMQDEQIDDANWMKFLLAVALASSEDPVQMEKNVTMAVVAFCPSGIMLAVAIALIRLLMHVRVHAGFDLESYIDDVVHDLQEYHWEFARKVSQIEDETFSLEEIENGDFTTASELFLTLLKVLSTDPTLDEVIAMKDENLKCLSTSVLEVIRCTTDSSF from the coding sequence GTGGATCAGGATCGGATACCGCTGGACGTGATCGTTCGCGGACTCGAGGCGCAGTACAGCGTCTCGAAGGATCCGTACTACGAATCTTACCTGCTCTACTTCTACTACGAAAAAGTGAAAGCCGCCCTGAACGTGGACGATCTGGACACAGCGAACGACTACGTCGAGCGGGCTGGGAAGATCTCGAAGGATTACAGGTACGACTTCTTCAAAGGATTGATCTACGTCAAGAGACAGGAGTTCGAGATGGCGGAGATCTGTCTGAGATCGTGCATTTCGAGGAATCCAAACTTCGCGCTGGCACACTACGAACTCGGGAACATCCTGCGTGCCAGAAAAGAATTCGAAGACGCCATAGAAGAGTACCAGAAGGCTTACGAACTCGACCAGCAGTTCCTCCTGCCCGTCGTGAGGATAGGCGATTGTTATTTAGAGATGGGAGAAACGAGGATCGCGTGCGATTTCTACCAGGTTGCCGCGCAGAAGGACCCAAATTTCCACCTCGCGCACGCAAGGCTGGGCGTCGCGTGTAACATGCTGCAGAAATACTCCATGGCGGAGAAAGCGCTCAAGAGGGCTCTGGAGCTGAACGGTGAGGATCTGGAAAGCGCCTTCAACCTCACTCACACGCTCTCGAGGCTCGGAAAGCACTTCGAAGCATTGCAGATCTTCAAAAAGCTGATCGAGAAAAACCCCGAAGATCCTGTGCTGCTCAACGAGTACGCGCTGTGTCTCAGACGGCTCGGCTTCTACGAAGAAGCTAAAGAACAGATAGACAGAGCGTGCAAGTTGAGCGACGAGGCCTTCATCCATTACAACAGGGCACTGCTCACACTCTTCGTCGACAGAAAGAGGGCCATCGAACTGCTCGAGAACGTGCCGGAACAGTTCAAGACCAAGGCCCACGAGCTGATCGACTTTCTGAAGCTCTGGAAAGGCAGATTGAAGCCTTCGGCGTGCGTTGAAGAGATGGTTTCGAAGATCGAAAAGTGTATCGTTCGAGGAGAACTGAACCTTCAGAGGCTCGCGTTCGTTTTTCCAGACAGCGAGAGATCGAGAATGATAAAGCAGGGCCTTTTGACCATGCAGGACGAGCAGATCGACGATGCAAACTGGATGAAATTCCTGCTCGCCGTTGCTCTGGCGAGCAGTGAAGATCCCGTTCAGATGGAGAAGAACGTCACTATGGCGGTGGTCGCATTCTGTCCGAGTGGCATCATGCTCGCCGTCGCGATAGCTCTGATAAGGCTTTTGATGCACGTGAGAGTTCATGCGGGATTCGATCTGGAATCTTACATCGACGATGTGGTGCACGATCTTCAGGAGTACCACTGGGAGTTCGCGAGGAAGGTCTCCCAGATCGAAGATGAAACCTTCTCTCTCGAAGAGATAGAGAACGGAGACTTCACGACGGCGAGTGAACTGTTCCTCACGCTGCTTAAGGTTCTCTCGACGGATCCAACCCTCGATGAGGTGATTGCAATGAAGGATGAAAATCTGAAATGTCTTTCTACCAGCGTTCTGGAGGTGATAAGGTGTACGACAGACAGCAGCTTCTGA
- a CDS encoding 2,3-bisphosphoglycerate-independent phosphoglycerate mutase translates to MYDRQQLLSELVQTANSKIVLLVMDGVGDIPAENGKTPLQAARKPNLDRLAKESDLGQTIPVMHGITPGSGPGHLALFGYDPVKYQIGRGILEALGSDVPVDEKDVVARANFATIRENVVVDRRAGRPSTEESSKVVEKLAKAIQSIEDVKISFYPGKEHRFVVKLTGEGLDDRLSDADPQKEGKPFVYTQALVKEAEKTARIVNKLLDEIRKVLSDEPKMNCALMRGFSKYPKLPQFPEIYKLKAAAIATYPMYRGIAKLIGMQIVQTGNTVKEEFETLKQVWNDYDFFYVHVKKTDSYGEDGNYEGKVHVIEEVDEALPTLLELKPDVLVVTGDHSTPVALKAHSWHPVPLMIHSRYTRKGLSNAFDEFECARGSLGTIYAVDVMGLVLAHALRLEKFGA, encoded by the coding sequence GTGTACGACAGACAGCAGCTTCTGAGTGAGCTGGTTCAGACTGCGAACAGCAAGATCGTTCTGCTGGTCATGGACGGTGTGGGAGACATCCCGGCAGAGAACGGTAAGACGCCGTTGCAGGCCGCGAGAAAACCGAACCTGGACAGGCTCGCGAAGGAATCGGACCTCGGTCAGACGATCCCCGTGATGCACGGCATCACCCCGGGGAGTGGTCCGGGACACCTCGCGCTGTTCGGTTACGATCCTGTGAAATACCAGATCGGTCGCGGCATACTCGAAGCGCTCGGTTCGGACGTGCCGGTGGATGAGAAGGACGTCGTAGCGAGGGCGAACTTCGCCACGATCAGGGAAAACGTCGTCGTCGATCGCAGGGCGGGCAGGCCCTCGACGGAAGAAAGCTCCAAAGTCGTTGAAAAGCTTGCCAAAGCGATCCAGTCCATCGAAGATGTGAAGATCTCGTTCTATCCTGGAAAAGAGCACAGGTTCGTGGTGAAGCTCACGGGCGAAGGACTGGACGACAGACTGAGCGATGCGGATCCACAGAAAGAGGGAAAACCCTTCGTCTACACGCAGGCTTTGGTGAAGGAAGCGGAGAAAACTGCGCGCATAGTGAACAAATTGCTCGACGAGATAAGAAAGGTACTCTCGGACGAGCCGAAGATGAACTGCGCCCTCATGAGGGGATTTTCGAAGTATCCAAAGCTTCCGCAATTTCCAGAAATCTACAAGCTGAAGGCTGCCGCGATCGCCACGTACCCCATGTACAGAGGCATAGCGAAGCTCATCGGGATGCAGATCGTTCAGACGGGCAACACCGTGAAGGAAGAGTTCGAGACTCTGAAACAGGTGTGGAACGACTACGATTTCTTCTACGTGCACGTTAAGAAGACAGACTCCTACGGAGAGGACGGTAACTACGAAGGCAAGGTGCACGTCATCGAAGAGGTCGATGAGGCCTTACCGACACTGCTGGAGCTGAAGCCGGACGTGCTCGTCGTCACGGGCGATCATTCCACTCCGGTGGCCCTGAAGGCGCACAGCTGGCATCCCGTACCACTGATGATCCACTCGAGGTACACGAGGAAAGGGCTGAGCAACGCGTTCGATGAATTCGAGTGCGCCAGGGGGAGTCTGGGAACGATCTACGCCGTCGACGTGATGGGACTGGTACTCGCTCACGCGCTCAGGCTTGAAAAATTCGGCGCATGA
- a CDS encoding ComEC/Rec2 family competence protein yields MKFFWLTAFVGLSTGVILSPVFPLTLLASLLLFFKKRYLIAFVVFFCLGNFLASVQRISGSCEIVGYATVERSNHVIATNVKVFSNGGWERILHSVKIYSEDIQAGEKFYAFGNLSFQFAYPALTMKADFASSTRYGNEGFEKLHSKLIDFKRRIVDFFRKNVPDYAEQLSTLVFSDPSFDASQAERVRKSGLAHLFAVSGLHVGIVYTLFDLLVSLFTHNLFVRRPLSTLLTFTFALMTGPSPSALRAATMLAVWNLFRSIDYPIEPLNLLGLVATMNLLFEPFVVLSPSFLMSYSAAATLVAIQERLRNLHGAIKNLLISLFAFAGVAPFLLLFSTLNLFAPLLSVPAILIATLILWTCVLVMFLLTMNLQSAATILIRGATPLFWSLQGLIDLSSKFLNLSGNFVVYLISSALLLFLLWHFGQSPKNFTS; encoded by the coding sequence ATGAAATTCTTCTGGCTCACAGCGTTCGTCGGTTTGTCGACTGGGGTGATCCTCTCCCCAGTCTTTCCTTTAACCCTTCTGGCATCCTTGCTGTTGTTCTTCAAGAAGAGGTACCTGATCGCCTTCGTCGTCTTCTTCTGTCTTGGAAATTTTCTCGCATCGGTACAGAGAATCAGTGGATCTTGCGAGATCGTGGGCTACGCCACGGTGGAAAGGTCGAACCACGTGATCGCCACGAACGTCAAGGTCTTCTCGAACGGTGGATGGGAAAGAATTCTGCACAGTGTGAAAATCTACAGCGAAGACATTCAAGCAGGTGAGAAGTTCTACGCTTTTGGAAATCTCAGTTTTCAGTTCGCCTATCCCGCGTTGACGATGAAGGCAGACTTCGCTTCATCGACGAGGTACGGAAACGAAGGTTTCGAGAAGCTCCATTCGAAGCTGATCGATTTCAAAAGGAGGATCGTCGATTTCTTCCGCAAGAACGTTCCAGACTACGCCGAACAACTCTCCACGCTCGTCTTCTCGGATCCTTCCTTCGATGCGTCCCAGGCCGAGAGAGTGAGGAAGAGTGGCCTGGCACACCTGTTCGCAGTTTCCGGACTGCACGTTGGGATCGTTTACACATTGTTCGACTTACTCGTATCGCTCTTCACCCACAACCTCTTCGTGCGGAGACCTCTGTCCACCCTGCTGACCTTCACGTTCGCACTCATGACGGGACCTTCTCCATCGGCGCTCAGGGCCGCGACGATGCTCGCGGTGTGGAACCTCTTCAGGTCGATCGATTATCCCATAGAACCGCTGAACCTGCTCGGCCTGGTTGCGACGATGAACCTTCTGTTCGAGCCTTTCGTGGTTCTGTCTCCATCTTTTCTGATGAGTTATTCGGCCGCCGCAACCCTCGTCGCGATCCAGGAAAGGTTGAGAAATCTGCACGGTGCGATCAAGAATCTTCTGATCTCTCTGTTCGCCTTTGCGGGCGTGGCACCGTTCTTGCTACTCTTTTCCACATTGAACCTTTTCGCTCCGCTGCTCAGCGTTCCAGCCATTTTGATCGCCACGCTGATTCTTTGGACGTGCGTTCTCGTCATGTTCCTGCTCACGATGAATCTACAGAGCGCCGCAACCATCCTGATCCGCGGCGCCACACCCCTGTTCTGGTCTCTGCAGGGATTGATCGATCTGTCCTCGAAGTTTTTGAACCTGTCGGGTAACTTCGTGGTTTATTTGATCTCCTCCGCGTTGCTCTTGTTTTTACTCTGGCACTTCGGACAGAGTCCGAAGAACTTCACGTCGTAA